A portion of the Toxotes jaculatrix isolate fToxJac2 chromosome 16, fToxJac2.pri, whole genome shotgun sequence genome contains these proteins:
- the LOC121195677 gene encoding uncharacterized protein KIAA2026, producing MDQEEMTDQITAACSQPLFHNQDLTVTDLDSAPQQPSSDIMSSESKVVSSSTEDTDLVITEDGLRNGACEVETMVALHYPGDSGDVTAEGGHLGLSNDGMSEFSNSDLSLPEVCISTNSNSFEEDMNYEVQQAYRIFTGFLLEKHKGITSPFLHPIGHQEAQHGIGGVRGRGQAQLRQSMCLRRIEEKFINQEYETITEFVADFRLMLENCYRYHGVDHWISKQAQKLEIMLEQKLTLLSRTLREKTTLAVTSKGRFGAEEERGSGGTSTRRRLAPRSLATITVGGHESFMVQTLRLEEQQRAKEEKRQRELEKKEAEEMSAKEVEEWEQTLLSQASPHTVDTLWELPAIGHFLCLAQTALNLPEIVFFELERCLLMPRCSLLLSKIMSSLLSPPQRRATLHRRPALPYRRWESELRQRVMGWYRVVGASHDQPGRAEQLGLCHQFFSTLGEVSPLEEKPFHLLPFYQRVWLLKGLCDHVYETQKSVQDAVLAQPIHECRESILGYDSKENAYIHFPHFCGADLRIYCQSPSIPPAFPFPSAWVKKVEIAPGTEGDESDVMKAEGNKSERECYGDTMDTGESDDFGKGRAETLGLFKRENGDGEEDTKRFKPWSLKKEEGSDSGSSDGDSCEDAKLDLKIHTNSLSLSHTSPTGRSGGKITVKEETVELEHQSKRLKLKQEQGFSLSSMRTIKAETQEPCLSVGEHSYTGRSPARSVNLASPAKPVGLKMEGESPSQGHQRSSCLECCKNKTSNVKSEGHDCSCGTSGLATQLSSESTQNSSEERVNDKIWAKKKKRKKKRGREQLLRVKGEHKQLQHVDRMSLSPAEAAKSAVRGVATTIKRKEKKKKHKTGKKLESLKNTDDEPSAEPSFKLVCTSLEELRELISKTEDELDDLESTKKRLGRWYYRREAVKDLHSTLIRLLNELSPWEPKLVKAYQRNRLRLKKEFDDFKKHPEYNNFVREECVSSSSSDEDEERGLGQEAFSLTDHYRRSEEEDLVPRGLWSGAREFAADSAGERTVTYVPPIHLKHPVASTEKGICLLPRVQTGSSNITSTTDSGPQSRSELIPSNQTSDSNTAWAAGLPAQTSLSPRPTILHPTTGLPKGYTPIPTLLAKSVGNKVTLMKRPADCPGVKNVDRQSKGSLVSLPTSAVATTKNSKAQTSPCSSQQNLQAQGPQQTQVHGQPGMATVTAALLKSPQAKPTQTVSKGPVQVLYKVPEGLGHLVRKDSSSPVKIAVHPVMSQNTGEKVMQQVVILPSNLLIHKTEEKPSSLNQQQSKGIQVPVSKVASPLCMSTNVPGFTIPENRIPVQQVAPLKDARTASTPSPVSPRQQQGILNTAGFKGAQVGSPQASTPQGVTPNPSPITTLSSAVSTEPVKSTDPKQELKTVCIRDSQSILVTTRGGNTGIVKVQTSSDHSVLGSLPTSPVITISPQFKAFLVSKTSPTFSPSAPSQTSPCSIPAVTSISVSQPQKQVPSVLKSPSGVTTPMHTAVTCSIPVTRPENQTAGTTVISQDSNTSTCSTVGTKIGQLPQTAAAGSHFQASLVKNTVVVPSLSSSGVPQVLTQAEVFSKTGVKRVSTDEGPQVTKFILVTPSSSSTSNVALSKGTPASTKSLPSSRVMFISQPAATSSTTFMGNIPKQATATGTSGQLQTASLSSQTLKMGLSPVQPFGSGNAETLSKVKNISLPSGVQIQLSGTTNTIGQTIGALSRSPSKSIPVSVSDTGCPAATSSGLVPVTSSNTITTCSAQLAFHTSLTTSSQLHGIPSLTTMSQTGSSTFSAATLPGGNMIKKDLGMCASGPSSNSPAQVTTAVQSSPAQTSTSALVHQHSNIQSGIGDETTSFLSSSQLALNKTHAPISSATTTSTPLTTTASSTVQQRIVINTSTPLAAGTQILLNSARFVVPPQGLGPGSHVLIISGPAPQQVPTASATSTGASVPNQGASHATVAPRAPVLPQSPVRLSGVPAASSPFVACTPAVGPPLLATTPNVTPVRLTGTPGLGSTLLPTKTNVVSALPRLPAAQSGHFASPPMGAPTMVSSPPRLGSVPALLSPVVTSAPAFGSALAAIRLAPGTSSQAECSSTILPPVAHPLPRLSASSLPVLPAPPAVSLSSPVMPVPAPLSSTAAPLLAGTTLHSPVPAQQVVSVTAPGPGLQPHQTAVRIAAASNSLSQALLHTGLGNTSVKKQVPAVMQPVLAGTRTQVLPTVAVPPIVSAVSRMQTLPIATVPPIGNTVNTFETAPVVTAPPSSSTVIITPAQSITSLKINNTIHPSVVLTNQALRKQSLQTSALGIHTNVASKLLISPDGAVLSTAQCQVNPAELTTCPKPLDALVVSPNSSTGALHTHDSSLQPSKADTK from the exons ATGGATCAGGAGGAAATGACAGACCAAATCACAGCAGCTTGTAGCCAGCCACTGTTCCACAACCAAGACTTGACTGTGACTGACCTAGACTCAGCGCCTCAGCAGCCCAGCTCTGACATCATGTCTTCAGAATCCAAAGTggtgagcagcagcactgaagACACTGACCTGGTAATAACTGAGGATGGGCTCAGGAATGGTGCCTGTGAAGTTGAGACTATGGTAGCATTACACTATCCTGGCGACAGTGGAGATGTTACAGCCGAGGGTGGCCACCTTGGTCTAAGCAATGATGGCATGTCAGAGTTTTCTAACAGTgacctctctctgcctgaggTCTGCATTTCCACCAACAGCAATAGCTTTGAGGAGGATATGAACTATGAGGTCCAGCAAGCTTATAGGATATTCACTGGCTTTCTGTTGGAGAAGCACAAAGGGATCACCAGCCCATTCCTCCATCCCATTGGCCACCAGGAGGCACAGCATGGTATTGGCGGTGTCCGGGGCCGGGGTCAGGCGCAGCTCAGGCAGTCAATGTGCTTGCGGAGGATCGAGGAAAAGTTCATTAACCAAGAGTATGAGACCATAACAGAGTTTGTTGCAGACTTCAGGCTGATGTTGGAGAACTGTTATCGTTATCACGGGGTGGACCACTGGATCTCCAAACAGGCTCAAAAGCTGGAAATCATGCTGGAGCAGAAGCTTACATTGCTATCCAG GACACTGCGAGAGAAGACAACCTTAGCAGTAACTTCTAAAGGACGTTTTGGTGCAGAGGAGGAACGGGGATCAGGGGGAACTTCCACGAGGCGGAGACTGGCACCTCGAAGCCTTGCTACTATCACTGTTGGTGGGCATGAGTCTTTCATGGTCCAGACATTACGGCTAGAAGAACAACAGAGGGccaaggaggagaagag GCAACGTGAGCTTgagaagaaagaagcagaggaaatgtCAGCCAAGGAGGTGGAAGAGTGGGAGCAGACTTTACTATCACAGGCTTCCCCCCACACTGTTGATACGCTTTGGGAACTCCCTGCCATAGGGCATTTTCTCTGCCTGGCTCAGACTGCCCTTAACCTCCCAGAGATTGTATTTTTTGAACTGGAGCGTTGCTTGCTGATGCCCCGCTGCAGCCTCCTGCTCTCCAAAATCATGTCTTCCCTACTGTCCCCACCCCAGCGGAGGGCCACTCTGCACCGCCGGCCTGCACTGCCTTACCGCCGCTGGGAGTCAGAGCTCAGACAGCGGGTCATGGGCTGGTATCGAGTCGTTGGTGCCTCTCATGATCAGCCAGGTCGGGCTGAGCAGCTGGGACTCTGCCACCAGTTTTTCAGCACCCTTGGGGAGGTGAGTCCTTTGGAGGAGAAACCTTTTCACTTGTTGCCCTTCTACCAGCGAGTATGGCTTTTGAAGGGGCTGTGTGATCATGTTTATGAGACACAGAAAAGTGTGCAGGATGCTGTGCTTGCCCAGCCCATCCATGAATGTAGGGAGTCTATTTTGGGCTATGACAGCAAGGAGAATGCATATATACATTTCCCACATTTCTGTGGAGCAGACTTGAGGATCTACTGCCAGAGTCCCAGCATACCCCCGGCTTTCCCTTTCCCTTCTGCATGGGTCAAAAAGGTTGAAATCGCGCCAGGGACAGAGGGTGATGAGTCAGATGTGATGAAGGCTGAGGGGAATAAAAGTGAGAGGGAGTGTTATGGAGACACCATGGACACAGGAGAATCTGATGATTTTGGAAAGGGGAGAGCAGAGACACTTGGGCTTTTCAAAAGGGAAAATGGGGATGGAGAGGAAGATACAAAAAGGTTTAAACCATGGTCGCtcaagaaggaggagggatCTGACTCAGGGTCCTCTGATGGAGATTCCTGCGAAGATGCTAAATTGGACCTTAAAATACACACTAACTCCTTATCCCTTTCACACACTAGCCCTACCGGAAGAAGTGGTGGGAAAATTACTGTTAAGGAAGAGACAGTAGAGTTGGAGCATCAGTCCAAGAGACTCAAATTGAAACAGGAGCAGGGCTTCTCATTGTCCTCAATGCGCACCATTaaagcagagacacaggagCCCTGTCTGAGTGTTGGGGAGCACAGCTACACAGGCAGGTCCCCTGCTCGCTCAGTAAATCTGGCCTCCCCAGCCAAACCAGTGGGACTCAAAATGGAGGGGGAGAGTCCAAGTCAGGGACACCAAAGATCATCCTGTTTGGAatgttgtaaaaacaaaactagtaATGTTAAATCTGAGGGGCACGACTGCAGCTGTGGCACATCAGGGCTAGCAACACAGCTGTCTTCTGAGAGCACTCAAAACTCAAGTGAAGAGAGGGTGAATGACAAAATctgggctaaaaaaaaaaagcggaaGAAAAAGCGAGGGagagaacagctgctgaggGTGAAAGGAGAgcacaagcagctgcagcacgTGGACAGGATGAGCCTGTCCCCAGCTGAGGCTGCCAAGTCTGCAGTGCGGGGAGTTGCCACAACGAtcaagagaaaagagaagaagaaaaaacataaaacag GAAAAAAGCTTGAATCTTTAAAGAACACTGATGACGAACCTTCAGCTGAACCATCATTTAAG TTGGTATGCACCAGTCTTGAGGAGTTACGGGAGCTGATCagtaagacagaagatgagctcgATGACTTGGAGAGCACCAAGAAGAGACTG GGCCGGTGGTATTATAGGAGAGAAGCAGTGAAAGACCTCCACAGCACTCTAATCAGACTACTGAATGAGCTTTCACCCTGGGAACCCAAACTTGTTAAGGCCTACCAAAGGAACAG GCTTCGTTTGAAGAAGGAATTTGATGATTTTAAGAAGCACCCAGAGTACAATAACTTTGTGCGTGAGGAGtgtgtttcatcatcatcatcagatgaagatgaagagagggGTTTAGGGCAAGAGGCATTTTCACTCACAGATCATTATAGAAGATCAGAAGAGGAAGATTTGGTACCTAGAGGTCTTTGGAGTGGag CAAGGGAGTTTGCTGCTGACTCTGCTGGAGAAAGAACGGTGACATACGTACCTCCCATCCACCTAAAACATCCCGTGGCAAGCACAGAGAAAGGCATCTGTCTGCTGCCAAGAGTTCAGACTGGCAGCAGTAACATTACTTCTACCACTGACTCTGGGCCGCAGTCTAGATCTGAACTGATCCCATCAAATCAAACCAGTGATTCAAACACAGCATGGGCTGCAGGGTTGCCAGCCCAGACTTCACTGTCACCCAGGCCCACCATCCTCCACCCAACCACTGGACTACCTAAGGGCTACACGCCCATCCCCACCCTGCTGGCTAAGAGTGTGGGAAACAAAGTGACCTTAATGAAACGGCCTGCTGATTGCCCAGGGGTCAAAAACGTAGACAGACAAAGTAAAGGGTCTTTGGTCTCCCTGCCTACCTCTGCAGTGGCTACcacaaaaaattcaaaagcacaaACTTCTCCATGCAGTTCCCAGCAGAACTTACAGGCACAAGGACCACAACAGACACAAGTACATGGACAGCCAGGAATGGCCACAGTGACGGCAGCTCTTCTTAAATCACCGCAGGCCAAACCAACCCAGACTGTATCAAAAGGTCCTGTCCAAGTGCTGTACAAGGTACCTGAGGGACTTGGTCACCTTGTAAGGAAAGACAGCAGCAGTCCAGTCAAGATCGCTGTTCATCCTGTCATGAGCCAGAACACTGGGGAGAAGGTCATGCAACAAGTGGTGATTTTGCCTTCTAACCTTCTTATTcacaaaactgaagaaaagcCGTCTTCTTTAAATCAACAACAATCAAAAGGCATTCAGGTCCCAGTTTCTAAAGTGGCCAGCCCCTTATGTATGTCCACCAATGTGCCTGGGTTCACCATTCCCGAAAACAGAATCCCTGTTCAGCAAGTGGCTCCCCTAAAAGATGCCAGGACAGCAAGCACCCCTTCTCCTGTTTCCCCTCGTCAGCAACAGGGGATCCTAAACACAGCAGGGTTCAAGGGGGCACAAGTCGGCAGTCCCCAAGCTAGCACACCTCAAGGTGTTACACCAAACCCCTCACCCATCACAACTCTTTCCAGTGCAGTTTCTACTGAGCCTGTTAAATCTACAGACCCTAAGCAGGAACTTAAAACAGTGTGTATCCGTGACTCACAGTCCATCCTGGTGACAACTAGAGGAGGCAACACAGGCATCGTCAAAGTTCAGACATCCTCGGATCACAGTGTACTTGGTTCTTTGCCTACCAGTCCAGTCATCACCATCTCACCTCAGTTTAAAGCCTTCCTCGTATCGAAGACCTCACccactttttctccctctgctccctctcagACATCCCCTTGCAGTATTCCAGCAGTGACAAGTATTTCAGTCTCCCAACCTCAGAAGCAGGTTCCCTCAGTATTAAAGTCCCCTTCCGGTGTCACAACCCCCATGCACACAGCAGTTACTTGTAGCATTCCCGTCACACGCCCAGAAAATCAGACAGCAGGTACTACTGTTATAAGTCAAGACTCCAACACCTCAACTTGTTCTACAGTTGGAACAAAGATTGGGCAGCTACCgcagacagctgctgctggttctcATTTTCAAGCGTCATTAGTAAAAAACACTGTTGTTGTCCCATCACTGAGTAGTTCTGGTGTTCCTCAAGTTCTCACACAAGCAGAGGTCTTCAGCAAAACTGGTGTGAAACGGGTCAGTACGGATGAGGGACCTCAAGTTACTAAATTCATCCTGGTTActccttcatcttcctccaccTCAAATGTAGCCTTATCAAAAGGCACACCTGCTTCCACAAAGTCACTTCCGAGTTCAAGAGTCATGTTCATCAGCCAGCCCGCAGCAACATCTTCCACCACCTTCATGGGAAACATTCCAAAGCAGGCAACAGCAACAGGGACTAGTGGACAGCTGCAGACGGCTTCATTATCTAGTCAGACTCTAAAGATGGGACTAAGCCCAGTCCAGCCTTTTGGCAGTggcaatgcagaaacattgtcCAAGGTCAAGAACATCAGTCTGCCCTCAG GGGTTCAAATCCAGTTGTCAGGGACAACAAACACCATTGGACAGACCATAGGTGCCCTGTCACGTTCTCCCTCCAAGAGTATACCAGTGTCCGTCTCAGATACAGGCTGTCCAGCAGCCACCTCCTCTGGACTGGTCCCGGTCACAAGCTCAAATACAATCACCACCTGTTCTGCCCAGCTTGCTTTTCACACTTCTCTGACCACCAGCTCTCAACTCCATGGTATCCCTTCCCTCACCACGATGTCTCAAACTGGCTCGTCCACATTCTCTGCTGCCACTCTGCCTGGAGGAAACATGATCAAGAAGGACCTCGGTATGTGTGCAAGTGGACCGTCCAGCAACTCTCCTGCTCAGGTAACCACTGCCGTGCAGAGTAGCCCAGCCCAAACCTCCACGTCCGCTCTTGTCCATCAGCACTCAAATATCCAGAGTGGCATTGGTGACGAAACCACTTCCTTCTTATCTTCCTCTCAACTTGCTCTCAATAAAACCCATGCACCCATCTCCTCAGCAACAACCACCAGTACACCATTGACCACCACTGCTTCCAGCACAGTCCAGCAGAGGATAGTCATCAACACCTCTACGCCCCTAGCTGCTGGGACACAGATCCTTCTTAACAGTGCACGCTTTGTAGTCCCTCCCCAGGGTTTGGGTCCAGGGAGTCATGTCCTTATTATCTCTGGCCCTGCACCACAACAAGTGCCTACTGCCAGTGCTACCAGCACTGGAGCATCAGTACCTAACCAAGGGGCAAGCCATGCCACTGTAGCTCCTCGAGCACCAGTTTTACCCCAGTCCCCAGTCAGGCTATCTGGTGTACCAGCCGCAAGTTCTCCATTTGTAGCATGCACACCTGCTGTTGGTCCACCATTGTTAGCAACTACTCCCAATGTCACGCCAGTCCGACTAACAGGAACACCTGGCCTAGGCTCAACGTTGTTACCCACTAAAACAAATGTAGTCTCTGCTCTGCCTAGATTGCCAGCTGCACAGAGTGGTCATTTTGCATCACCTCCTATGGGTGCACCCACTATGGTCTCATCTCCGCCAAGATTAGGCAGTGTTCCAGCCCTACTTTCTCCAGTGGTAACCAGTGCCCCTGCATTTGGCTCAGCACTGGCTGCAATCAGGTTGGCTCCAGGTACATCCTCGCAAGCTGAATGTTCATCCACCATTTTGCCTCCAGTAGCACACCCCTTGCCCAGATTGTCAGCATCATCCTTGCCTGTTTTACCCGCCCCGCCAGCTGTGTCCTTGTCCAGTCCTGTTATGCCAGTTCCAGCACCCCTCTCCTCAACTGCAGCTCCTCTGTTGGCAGGCACAACTTTGCATTCTCCTGTTCCCGCTCAGCAGGTGGTTTCAGTGACAGCCCCAGGCCCAGGCTTACAGCCCCATCAGACAGCAGTAAGAATTGCAGCAGCCTCCAACTCTTTATCACAGGCTTTGCTGCATACGGGACTAGGCAACACATCAGTCAAAAAACAGGTGCCTGCAGTCATGCAGCCAGTGCTTGCTGGCACACGAACACAAGTATTGCCAACAGTGGCTGTCCCACCAATTGTAAGTGCGGTGTCTAGGATGCAGACGCTGCCCATTGCTACAGTTCCACCAATCGGAAACACTGTTAACACCTTTGAAACAGCACCTGTGGTGACCGCACCTCCATCCAGCAGCACTGTAATAATCACTCCAGCTCAATCAATCACATCACTGAAGATAAACAACACCATCCACCCATCTGTCGTCCTGACCAATCAAGCACTTAGAAAGCAGTCTTTGCAGACCTCAGCCTTAGGTATTCATACCAATGTAGCATCCAAGCTACTAATTAGTCCTGATGGTGCTGTTTTGAGCACAGCTCAGTGCCAGGTCAATCCAGCAGAGCTGACTACCTGCCCCAAACCACTGGATGCACTGGTGGTTTCCCCCAACAGTTCCACTGGAGCACTACACACACATGATTCCTCTTTGCAGCCTTCGAAGGCAGACACAAAGTGA
- the mlana gene encoding melanoma antigen recognized by T-cells 1: MRCNRTDGMPRGDFNIYFASSRRGYVRAEEAVGIALLVVILAALLILGCWYFKKRSGYKIIRSPRSGSPGFTGGQYSEAGPSADNKMALTDFGSFRPVVPNAPPAYEKISSGPLPPPYSP, encoded by the exons ATGCGGTGTAATCGTACAGACGGAATGCCTCGTGGAGATTTCAACATTTACTTTGCCAGCAGCAGACGAGGATATGTCAGAGCTGAGGA GGCAGTGGGCATAGCTCTACTGGTGGTCATCCTGGCAGCTCTGCTCATCCTGGGCTGCTGGTACTTCAAGAAGAGGAGTGGCTACAAAATAATCAGG AGCCCTAGATCAGGGTCACCAGGTTTCACAGGGGGCCAGTACTCAGAGGCAGGACCTTCAGCAGATAACAAGATGGCTCTCACTGACTTCGGCAGCTTCCGACCTGTG GTTCCTAATGCTCCTCCAGCCTATGAAAAGATTTCCTCAGGGCCACTGCCTCCTCCCTATTCCCCCTGA